The following proteins are co-located in the Micromonospora viridifaciens genome:
- a CDS encoding TrmH family RNA methyltransferase, with product MRQNRPVPVHEITDPDDDRIADYRALTDVELRTRWEPPHGLFIAEGELVLRRALRAGYPARSYLVDAKRVDQLADLDTGDTPVYAATPEVLQRATGFHVHRGVLASFHRKPLPSAAEVLADARRVVILEDVNNHTNLGAVFRGAAALGIDAVLLSPSCADPLYRRSVRVSMGEVFAVPYAKLERWPAGLDQVREAGFTVLAMTPAPDAVPIQRLTPAQRERAALLLGAEGPGLTAAAQSASDVRVVIPMRRGVDSLNVAAAAAVAFWELGRDDPPVPSTSACMTMRPSE from the coding sequence ATACGGCAGAATCGTCCGGTGCCCGTCCACGAGATCACCGACCCCGACGACGACCGGATCGCCGACTACCGCGCGCTCACCGACGTGGAGCTGCGGACCCGCTGGGAACCCCCGCACGGCCTGTTCATCGCCGAGGGGGAGCTGGTGCTGCGGCGGGCGCTGCGGGCCGGCTACCCGGCCCGGTCGTACCTGGTCGACGCCAAGCGGGTCGACCAGCTCGCCGACCTGGACACGGGGGACACCCCGGTGTACGCGGCCACCCCCGAGGTGCTGCAGCGGGCCACCGGCTTCCACGTGCACCGGGGCGTGCTCGCCTCGTTCCACCGCAAGCCGCTGCCGAGTGCCGCCGAGGTGCTGGCCGACGCTCGCCGGGTGGTGATCCTGGAGGACGTCAACAACCACACCAACCTCGGCGCGGTTTTCCGGGGTGCCGCCGCGCTCGGCATCGACGCGGTGCTGCTGTCGCCGTCCTGCGCCGATCCGCTGTACCGGCGCAGCGTGCGGGTCAGCATGGGGGAGGTCTTCGCGGTGCCGTACGCAAAGCTCGAGCGCTGGCCTGCGGGTTTGGACCAGGTACGGGAAGCGGGCTTCACCGTGCTCGCCATGACGCCGGCTCCGGACGCCGTACCGATCCAGCGGTTGACTCCGGCGCAGCGCGAGCGGGCGGCGCTGCTGCTGGGAGCCGAGGGCCCCGGCCTCACCGCGGCGGCCCAGTCCGCCAGCGACGTACGGGTGGTCATCCCGATGCGGCGCGGAGTGGACTCGTTGAACGTCGCCGCCGCTGCGGCGGTGGCGTTCTGGGAACTGGGTCGCGACGATCCACCCGTACCGAGCACTTCGGCTTGCATGA